The following are encoded in a window of Sinorhizobium sojae CCBAU 05684 genomic DNA:
- a CDS encoding PrkA family serine protein kinase: MQRSESDVFDLFSEIYSSAAQEEISLQEYLLACRDDKSMYATAQERMVDAIGEPVLVDTSADERLGRIFANRTIKIYPAFSDFFGMEDTIERIVGYFRYAAQGLEERKQILYLLGPVGGGKSSLAERLKRLMEQRPVYTLMVNGQISPIFESPLGLFHPERMADLLEDKYGIARRRLTGLISPWAAKRLDEVGGDISKFSVVKLTPSRLRQICIAKTEPGDENNQDVSSLVGKVDIRQLENYSQADPDAYSYSGGLNRTSQGLLEFVEMFKAPIKVLHPLLTATQEGSYNGTENFGAFPYQGTILAHSNESEWLQFKNNRNNEAFLDRILVVKVPYCLRVTEEKMIYEKLLRESELVSNPCAPEVLEILSRFTVSTRLVPHENSSLYTKMRVYDGENLKDVDPKARSVQEYRDAAGVDEGMTGVSTRFAFKVLSETFNYDTKEVAADPVHLMYILEQAIKREQFPKESEAAYLDFIKSELATRYAEFIGHEIQKAYLESYSEYGQNLFDRYIAYADAWLEDQDFKDPDTGQILNRKILDSELSQIEKPAGIANPKDFRNEVVKFTLRARAKNHGRNPAWTSYEKLREVIEKRMFGQVEDLLPVISFGSKKDSATEKQHAEFVQRMKERGYTERQVRRLVDWYMRVNKAG; encoded by the coding sequence ATGCAAAGGAGTGAATCTGACGTCTTCGACCTCTTTTCGGAGATCTATTCGAGTGCAGCGCAAGAAGAGATAAGCCTACAGGAATATCTTCTCGCATGTCGTGACGACAAGAGTATGTACGCCACCGCTCAGGAGCGGATGGTGGATGCCATTGGAGAACCGGTTCTCGTCGATACCAGCGCCGACGAACGTCTGGGCCGGATCTTTGCCAACCGAACCATCAAGATCTATCCGGCTTTTTCCGACTTTTTCGGCATGGAAGACACGATCGAGCGGATCGTCGGTTACTTCCGCTACGCTGCCCAGGGTCTCGAGGAACGCAAGCAGATTCTCTACCTCCTGGGACCGGTCGGCGGCGGCAAGTCCTCGCTCGCCGAGCGGCTAAAGAGGCTGATGGAGCAGCGGCCGGTATACACGCTGATGGTCAATGGACAGATCAGCCCGATCTTCGAGTCGCCCCTCGGCCTCTTTCATCCCGAGCGCATGGCCGATCTTCTCGAGGACAAATACGGCATCGCCCGACGAAGGTTGACCGGCCTGATCTCGCCCTGGGCGGCGAAAAGGCTCGACGAGGTCGGGGGCGACATTTCGAAGTTTAGCGTCGTCAAGCTGACGCCCTCGCGGCTGCGCCAGATCTGCATCGCCAAGACAGAGCCCGGCGACGAGAACAACCAGGACGTCTCCTCGCTCGTCGGCAAGGTCGATATCCGGCAGCTCGAAAACTACAGCCAGGCGGATCCCGACGCCTATTCCTACAGCGGCGGGCTCAACCGCACTTCGCAGGGGCTGCTCGAATTCGTCGAGATGTTCAAGGCTCCGATCAAGGTCCTGCATCCGCTGCTGACGGCGACGCAGGAGGGCAGCTACAACGGCACGGAGAATTTCGGCGCCTTCCCCTATCAGGGCACCATCCTTGCGCACTCCAACGAGTCGGAATGGCTGCAGTTCAAGAACAACCGCAACAACGAGGCGTTTCTGGACCGCATCCTGGTGGTCAAGGTGCCCTATTGCCTGCGCGTGACCGAAGAGAAGATGATCTATGAAAAGCTTCTTCGCGAAAGCGAACTGGTCAGCAACCCGTGCGCTCCGGAAGTCCTGGAGATACTGAGCCGGTTTACGGTCTCGACCCGTCTCGTGCCGCACGAGAATTCTTCGCTCTATACCAAGATGCGCGTCTATGACGGCGAGAATCTCAAGGATGTCGATCCGAAGGCGCGCTCCGTCCAGGAATATCGCGATGCGGCCGGTGTCGACGAAGGAATGACCGGCGTCAGCACGCGCTTTGCCTTCAAGGTCCTCTCCGAGACCTTCAACTACGACACCAAGGAGGTCGCCGCCGATCCGGTGCACCTCATGTATATCCTGGAGCAGGCGATCAAGCGCGAACAGTTCCCGAAGGAATCCGAGGCGGCCTATCTCGATTTCATCAAGTCGGAACTTGCCACACGCTATGCGGAGTTCATCGGTCACGAGATCCAGAAGGCCTATCTGGAATCCTACAGCGAATACGGTCAGAATCTTTTCGACCGCTATATCGCCTATGCCGATGCCTGGCTCGAGGACCAGGACTTCAAGGATCCGGACACGGGGCAGATCCTCAACCGCAAGATTCTCGACAGCGAGTTGTCGCAGATCGAAAAGCCGGCGGGCATCGCCAATCCGAAGGATTTCCGCAACGAAGTCGTCAAGTTCACGCTCAGGGCGCGCGCCAAGAACCACGGGCGCAATCCGGCCTGGACCAGCTACGAGAAGCTGCGCGAAGTCATCGAGAAGCGCATGTTCGGCCAGGTCGAGGACCTGCTGCCGGTGATCAGCTTCGGTTCCAAGAAGGACAGCGCCACCGAGAAGCAGCACGCCGAGTTCGTCCAACGGATGAAGGAGCGCGGATACACCGAACGGCAGGTGCGAAGGCTCGTCGATTGGTACATGCGGGTGAACAAGGCGGGTTGA
- a CDS encoding helix-turn-helix domain-containing protein yields MHVSTESAIARLHQTGDGDTLGGRIWRARDAAKLTTKDLATKLGVRSETISSWERDRAEPRANRLFMLAGVLGVAPVWLIAGIGRGPDEETAELPGNQLRKQLAVIKKLHAQTGEAITALEMEIGRVEQNEEF; encoded by the coding sequence ATGCACGTATCCACCGAATCCGCGATTGCGCGTCTGCACCAGACAGGAGACGGCGATACCCTGGGCGGCCGCATCTGGAGAGCACGGGACGCGGCGAAGCTCACGACGAAGGATCTGGCAACCAAGCTCGGCGTTCGTAGCGAAACCATCTCTTCCTGGGAGCGCGACCGCGCCGAACCTCGAGCCAATCGGCTTTTCATGCTCGCAGGCGTGCTCGGCGTCGCGCCCGTTTGGCTGATTGCCGGGATCGGACGCGGGCCGGATGAAGAGACGGCGGAGCTACCGGGGAACCAACTGCGCAAGCAACTCGCCGTCATCAAGAAGCTGCACGCTCAGACTGGAGAAGCCATTACGGCGCTCGAGATGGAAATCGGGCGTGTCGAGCAGAATGAAGAATTCTAA
- a CDS encoding SpoVR family protein codes for MPQGAASNLLFQGSDWNFETLSRTYDAIEAIAIDELGLDVYPNQLEIISSEQMLDAYSSVGMPLMYQHWSFGKRFVFEDHLYRKGRRGLAYELVINSNPCITYLMEENTMAMQALVTAHAAFGHNHFFKNNYLFRQWTDASAILDYMEFAKKYIAKCEERHGTAAVESILDSAHALMDQGVFRYRRPPRLSSEKERERTRERLEYEEQTFSDLWRTLPPTSENSDPKAVERDVSERKKALNLPEENLLYFLEKTSLILEPWQREILRIVRVIAQYFYPQRQTKVMNEGCATYVHYTIMNRLFDRGQITEGAMLEVLQSHTNVVFQPPFDDPRYPGINPYALGFAMMQEIERICVDPTSEDRDWFPEIAGTGNWRETLLDAWANHRDESFILQYLSPSLIRKFRLFLLTDEADDNYCEVASIHNERGYEAIRTALARSYDVGANQPDIQVMDVDLLGDRHLRLQHNVKNGVLLEEDGRDDTLRHVRHLWGYDVSIAGVDSETGETLYECTTADLSGDD; via the coding sequence ATGCCACAGGGCGCGGCCTCAAACCTTTTGTTTCAGGGCTCCGACTGGAACTTCGAGACGCTCTCGCGCACCTATGACGCCATTGAGGCGATCGCGATCGATGAACTCGGGCTCGACGTCTATCCGAACCAGCTTGAGATCATTTCCTCCGAGCAGATGCTCGACGCCTATTCATCGGTCGGCATGCCGCTGATGTATCAGCACTGGTCCTTCGGCAAGCGCTTCGTTTTCGAGGATCACCTCTATCGCAAGGGTCGTCGTGGCCTGGCCTACGAACTGGTCATCAACTCCAATCCCTGCATCACCTATCTGATGGAGGAAAACACCATGGCCATGCAGGCCCTGGTGACCGCTCACGCCGCCTTCGGCCACAATCACTTCTTCAAAAACAACTACCTGTTCCGGCAATGGACCGATGCCAGTGCGATCCTGGACTATATGGAGTTTGCCAAGAAATACATCGCCAAATGCGAGGAGCGCCACGGCACGGCCGCAGTCGAGTCGATTCTCGATTCCGCCCATGCGCTCATGGACCAGGGCGTCTTCCGCTATCGGCGGCCTCCGAGACTTTCTTCGGAAAAGGAGCGGGAGCGCACCCGTGAGCGGCTGGAATACGAGGAGCAGACCTTTAGCGACCTGTGGCGGACGCTTCCGCCCACGAGCGAGAACAGCGACCCAAAGGCGGTCGAGCGTGACGTATCGGAGCGCAAGAAAGCGCTAAATCTGCCCGAGGAGAACCTTCTTTATTTTCTGGAGAAGACCAGCCTGATCCTGGAGCCCTGGCAGAGGGAAATCCTGCGCATCGTCCGTGTCATCGCGCAATATTTCTATCCGCAGCGGCAAACGAAGGTGATGAACGAGGGGTGTGCCACCTATGTTCACTACACCATCATGAACCGGCTGTTCGATCGGGGTCAGATCACCGAAGGCGCCATGCTGGAGGTTCTCCAGAGCCATACCAACGTCGTTTTCCAGCCGCCCTTTGACGATCCCCGCTACCCCGGCATCAATCCATATGCCCTCGGATTCGCGATGATGCAGGAGATCGAGCGCATCTGCGTCGACCCGACGTCGGAGGATCGTGACTGGTTTCCGGAGATAGCGGGGACGGGGAACTGGCGCGAGACGCTGCTCGACGCCTGGGCAAACCACCGTGACGAGTCCTTCATCCTGCAATATCTGAGCCCGTCGCTCATACGGAAATTCAGGCTGTTTCTGCTGACCGACGAGGCAGACGACAATTATTGCGAAGTCGCTTCCATACACAACGAGCGCGGTTACGAGGCGATCCGCACGGCGCTTGCCCGCAGCTACGACGTCGGCGCGAACCAGCCGGATATCCAGGTGATGGATGTGGACCTATTGGGCGACCGCCATCTGCGCCTGCAGCACAACGTCAAGAATGGCGTTCTTCTCGAAGAGGACGGCCGGGACGACACGCTGCGTCACGTCCGCCATCTGTGGGGATATGACGTCAGCATCGCCGGCGTCGATAGCGAAACTGGCGAGACTCTCTACGAATGCACGACGGCGGACCTGTCAGGCGACGACTGA
- a CDS encoding SRPBCC family protein, whose amino-acid sequence MPSIIRLHRVLATNPEKVYRAFIEADALAKWLPPNGFACTVHHLDPKVGGTFKMSFRNFTTGTSHAFGGEYVELVPGERLRYTDTFDDPNLPGDMQVTVTLKKVSVGTELDIEQAGVPDVIPPEACYLGWQESLRNLARLVEPEINQ is encoded by the coding sequence ATGCCCAGCATCATACGCTTGCATCGCGTTCTGGCAACCAACCCAGAAAAAGTCTATCGCGCGTTCATCGAGGCAGACGCGCTCGCGAAGTGGCTTCCGCCAAACGGCTTCGCCTGCACTGTGCATCACCTGGATCCCAAAGTCGGCGGCACGTTCAAAATGTCCTTCCGGAACTTCACAACGGGTACAAGCCACGCGTTTGGCGGCGAATATGTCGAACTCGTCCCAGGCGAACGCTTGCGCTACACGGACACTTTCGACGATCCCAACCTGCCCGGTGACATGCAAGTGACTGTGACATTGAAGAAAGTATCGGTCGGCACCGAGCTGGATATCGAGCAGGCAGGCGTGCCGGACGTCATACCACCCGAGGCTTGCTATCTCGGTTGGCAGGAGTCGCTGCGAAACCTGGCAAGGCTTGTCGAGCCTGAGATCAATCAATAG
- a CDS encoding peptide deformylase produces MAIRPIIKFPNPLLNMATNAVNQFDEDLQRLADDLVETMRAAPGIGITAAHIGILKRVTVIELDRESGPRVFVNPEIVWRSGQTARHSEGSVSMPGVSEDVERPACVRVRYQTLLGETREEEASGLMAVCLQHEIDQLDGLFWTRRLSRLKRERAVKRFEKMRAAAVD; encoded by the coding sequence ATGGCCATCCGACCGATCATCAAATTTCCGAATCCGCTGCTGAACATGGCCACAAATGCAGTCAACCAGTTCGACGAAGACTTGCAACGGCTTGCCGACGACCTGGTCGAGACGATGCGCGCCGCTCCGGGTATCGGGATCACTGCAGCGCATATCGGCATCCTGAAACGGGTGACGGTCATCGAACTCGACCGGGAAAGCGGACCGCGCGTTTTCGTCAATCCGGAAATCGTCTGGCGCTCGGGCCAGACGGCGCGCCACAGCGAGGGCAGCGTTTCGATGCCCGGTGTTTCCGAAGACGTCGAGCGGCCGGCGTGTGTCCGCGTCCGGTACCAGACGCTCTTAGGCGAAACGCGGGAGGAAGAGGCGAGCGGCCTGATGGCCGTCTGCCTTCAGCATGAAATCGACCAGTTGGACGGCCTGTTCTGGACCCGGCGGCTGTCGCGGCTGAAGCGGGAGCGCGCGGTAAAGCGATTCGAGAAGATGCGCGCCGCTGCGGTCGATTGA
- a CDS encoding YaiI/YqxD family protein — MIYVDADACPVKAEILKVAERHGLEVTFVANSGLRPSRDPMVRNVIVSAGFDAADDWIAERAGKGDVVVTADVPLAVRCVAAGALATGPTGRIFDRTNIGLASAMRDLGAHLRETGESKGYNAAFTAKDRSAFLETLDRLCRQVGK; from the coding sequence ATGATTTACGTCGACGCCGATGCTTGTCCGGTAAAGGCAGAGATCCTGAAAGTGGCCGAGCGCCACGGCTTGGAGGTGACCTTCGTCGCCAATTCGGGACTGCGCCCTTCGCGCGACCCTATGGTGCGGAACGTCATCGTGTCGGCGGGCTTCGACGCCGCAGACGATTGGATCGCCGAACGTGCGGGCAAGGGCGATGTCGTGGTCACAGCGGACGTACCGCTCGCCGTGCGCTGCGTGGCCGCAGGGGCGCTCGCCACCGGCCCCACCGGCCGCATATTCGACCGAACCAATATCGGACTGGCATCTGCCATGCGCGATCTCGGTGCACATCTGAGGGAGACTGGCGAAAGCAAGGGCTACAACGCCGCCTTCACTGCTAAGGACCGGTCCGCTTTTCTGGAAACGCTTGACCGGCTCTGCCGCCAGGTTGGAAAGTGA
- a CDS encoding S-(hydroxymethyl)glutathione dehydrogenase/class III alcohol dehydrogenase, protein MDVRAAVAVQAGKPLEVMTVQLEGPRAGEVLVEVKATGICHTDDFTLSGADPEGLFPAILGHEGAGIVVDVGPGVTSVKKGDHVIPLYTPECRSCPSCLSRKTNLCTAIRATQGQGVMPDGTSRFSLNGEKLHHYMGCSTFANFTVLPEIAVAKVNPDAPFDKICYIGCGVTTGIGAVINTAKVEIGATAIVFGLGGIGLNVIQGLKLAGADVIIGVDLNNDKKEWGEKFGMTHFVNPTEVGDDIVPYLVNLTKRGADQIGGADYTFDCTGNVKVMRQALEASHRGWGKSVIIGVAGAGQEIATRPFQLVTGRTWMGTAFGGARGRTDVPKIVDWYMEGKIQIDPMITHTMPLDDINKGFELMHSGESIRSVVVY, encoded by the coding sequence ATGGACGTACGCGCCGCCGTTGCCGTTCAGGCCGGCAAGCCGCTGGAAGTGATGACGGTGCAGCTCGAAGGCCCGCGGGCCGGCGAGGTGCTCGTCGAGGTGAAGGCGACCGGAATCTGCCACACCGACGATTTCACCCTCTCCGGCGCCGATCCGGAAGGGCTGTTTCCGGCAATCCTCGGCCATGAAGGCGCTGGCATCGTCGTCGATGTCGGCCCTGGCGTCACGAGCGTCAAGAAGGGCGACCACGTCATTCCGCTCTATACGCCGGAATGCCGGTCCTGCCCCTCGTGTCTGTCGCGCAAGACCAATCTCTGCACCGCCATTCGCGCCACCCAGGGCCAGGGCGTGATGCCGGACGGCACCTCGCGCTTCTCGCTCAACGGCGAGAAGCTGCACCATTACATGGGCTGCTCGACTTTCGCCAATTTCACCGTGCTGCCGGAGATCGCCGTCGCCAAGGTCAATCCGGACGCCCCCTTCGACAAGATCTGCTATATCGGCTGCGGCGTCACCACCGGCATCGGCGCCGTCATCAACACCGCGAAGGTCGAGATCGGCGCAACGGCGATCGTCTTCGGCCTGGGCGGCATCGGTTTGAACGTCATCCAGGGGCTGAAGCTCGCCGGCGCCGACGTGATCATCGGCGTCGATTTGAACAATGACAAGAAGGAATGGGGCGAGAAGTTCGGCATGACCCACTTCGTCAATCCGACGGAGGTGGGCGACGACATCGTGCCCTATCTCGTCAACCTGACGAAGCGCGGCGCCGACCAGATCGGCGGCGCCGACTACACCTTCGACTGCACCGGCAACGTGAAGGTGATGCGCCAGGCGCTGGAGGCCTCGCATCGCGGCTGGGGCAAGTCGGTGATCATCGGGGTCGCCGGTGCCGGCCAGGAGATCGCGACGCGGCCGTTCCAGCTGGTCACCGGCCGCACCTGGATGGGCACCGCCTTCGGCGGCGCGCGCGGGCGCACCGACGTGCCGAAGATCGTCGACTGGTACATGGAGGGCAAGATCCAGATCGATCCGATGATCACCCACACCATGCCGCTCGATGACATCAACAAGGGCTTCGAGCTGATGCATTCCGGTGAAAGCATACGCAGCGTCGTCGTCTATTAA
- the mgtE gene encoding magnesium transporter encodes MSNIDDDRGSDENAAFDGSDIYADDGSVRSDFLMHVGAAIADRDTIYLRQHVAGLHASELGDLLEAIQAEQRLSLVSLLGKDFDLAALTEVDEAIRLDIVEHLPNEQIAEAIGEMDSDDAVYILEDLDQEDQEEILAKLPFTERVRLRRSLDYPESTAGRRMQTEFVAVPPFWTVGQTIDYMREDEDLPDSFTQIFVIDPTFKLLGAVDLDRVLRTKRSVKIDAIMRDTSHAIPAEMDQEEAAQLFEQYDLLSAAVVDDNGRLVGVLTIDDVVDVIQEEAEEDLLRLGGVGDEELSDTVGGASRSRIPWLFVNTVTAFISATVIGLFDATIQQIVALAILMPIVAGMGGNAGAQTMTVTVRALATRALDTHNAPRIIRREAGVGLLNGLVFGTFIGIVAGLWFQNVHIGGIIAAAMLINMIAAALAGILIPIVLDKSGADPAVSSAVFVTAVTDVIGFFSFLGLAAWWFNVA; translated from the coding sequence ATGAGCAACATAGATGACGACCGCGGTTCCGACGAGAACGCCGCCTTCGACGGCTCGGACATCTATGCCGACGACGGCTCGGTGCGCTCGGATTTCCTCATGCATGTGGGTGCCGCGATCGCCGATCGCGACACGATCTATCTGCGCCAGCATGTCGCCGGACTGCATGCGTCGGAGTTGGGCGACCTCCTCGAGGCGATCCAGGCGGAGCAGCGCCTGTCGCTCGTGTCGCTGCTCGGCAAGGACTTTGACCTTGCGGCCTTGACGGAGGTCGACGAGGCGATCCGTCTCGACATCGTCGAACACCTGCCGAACGAGCAGATCGCCGAAGCGATCGGCGAGATGGATTCCGATGACGCGGTCTACATTCTCGAGGATCTGGATCAGGAGGATCAGGAAGAGATCCTCGCGAAACTGCCATTTACCGAGCGTGTTCGCCTACGCCGTTCGCTCGATTATCCGGAAAGCACGGCCGGCCGGCGCATGCAGACGGAGTTCGTGGCCGTTCCGCCTTTCTGGACGGTGGGCCAGACGATCGATTACATGCGCGAGGACGAGGATCTGCCTGACAGCTTCACGCAGATCTTTGTGATCGACCCGACCTTCAAGCTGCTCGGCGCCGTCGATCTCGACCGCGTGCTGCGCACCAAGCGATCGGTGAAGATCGACGCGATCATGCGCGACACGAGCCATGCCATCCCGGCGGAAATGGACCAGGAGGAGGCGGCACAACTCTTCGAGCAATATGATCTCTTGTCGGCCGCCGTCGTCGACGACAATGGCCGCCTCGTCGGCGTGCTGACGATCGACGACGTGGTGGACGTGATCCAGGAGGAGGCCGAGGAGGACTTGCTGCGCCTTGGCGGCGTCGGTGACGAGGAACTGTCGGATACCGTTGGAGGTGCATCGCGCTCTCGTATCCCCTGGCTGTTCGTCAACACGGTGACGGCCTTCATCTCCGCCACCGTCATCGGCCTCTTCGATGCGACAATCCAGCAGATCGTTGCGCTGGCGATCCTGATGCCGATCGTTGCCGGCATGGGTGGCAATGCGGGCGCACAAACCATGACGGTGACGGTCCGCGCGCTCGCGACCCGGGCGCTCGACACCCATAACGCGCCGCGGATCATTCGCCGCGAGGCGGGCGTCGGTCTCTTGAACGGTCTGGTCTTCGGCACCTTCATCGGCATTGTCGCGGGGCTCTGGTTCCAGAATGTCCATATCGGCGGTATCATCGCCGCCGCGATGCTGATCAACATGATAGCCGCCGCGCTCGCCGGCATTCTGATTCCGATTGTTCTGGACAAGTCCGGTGCCGACCCGGCCGTCTCCTCGGCCGTCTTCGTCACGGCGGTTACGGACGTGATCGGCTTCTTCAGTTTCCTCGGCCTGGCGGCATGGTGGTTCAACGTCGCATGA
- the lipB gene encoding lipoyl(octanoyl) transferase LipB: protein MQRENLSKEMFAPPETPPVRWRIAPALVGYPQAVETMEREAAAIAAGTADELVWLVEHPPLYTAGTSAHAADLVMPDRFPVFATGRGGEYTYHGPGQRVVYVMLDLKRRRQDVRAFVAALESVIIATLDSMNIKGERREDRVGVWVRRPEKAPLMDGSMAEDKVAAIGIRLRRWVSFHGFSLNVDPDLDHFNGIVPCGIRGYGVTSLVDLGLPVMMADVDTRLREAFEMVFGPTRADNG from the coding sequence ATGCAGCGTGAAAACCTCAGCAAGGAGATGTTTGCTCCGCCGGAAACGCCGCCGGTGCGCTGGCGCATCGCCCCTGCCCTCGTCGGTTATCCACAGGCGGTCGAAACGATGGAGCGAGAGGCGGCGGCAATCGCGGCCGGCACCGCCGACGAGTTGGTCTGGCTGGTCGAGCATCCGCCGCTTTACACGGCCGGCACGAGCGCCCATGCCGCCGACCTCGTGATGCCGGACCGCTTTCCGGTCTTTGCGACCGGCCGCGGCGGCGAGTATACCTATCACGGTCCCGGGCAGCGGGTCGTCTACGTCATGCTCGACCTGAAGCGGCGCCGGCAGGATGTCCGCGCCTTCGTCGCGGCGCTCGAAAGCGTCATCATCGCCACGCTCGATTCGATGAACATCAAAGGCGAGCGACGCGAAGACCGCGTCGGCGTCTGGGTGCGCCGGCCGGAGAAGGCGCCGCTGATGGATGGATCCATGGCCGAGGACAAGGTCGCCGCCATTGGTATCCGCCTGCGAAGATGGGTGAGCTTCCACGGCTTCTCGCTCAATGTCGACCCGGATCTTGATCACTTCAACGGCATCGTGCCCTGCGGCATCCGCGGCTATGGCGTGACAAGCCTCGTCGATCTCGGTCTGCCGGTCATGATGGCCGATGTCGATACACGGCTCAGGGAAGCATTCGAAATGGTCTTCGGCCCCACGCGGGCGGATAACGGTTAG
- a CDS encoding DUF1345 domain-containing protein: MNPLTGLRHWPFYLALAGALGSVAVSVPIFRNQAIEIAAITFFCTYLSITAFRLPKLSGSYLKANARDTGEPEPIIFLVTLAAAAVSLAALFLALNSKDGGSAVELILAFASVTLGWATVHTMASLHYAHLYWLAGRRRDDAAARGLDFPETDMPGGYDFLYFAFVVGMTAQTSDVAVTTTAMRRVTLLHSIVSFFFNTVLVAAAVNAAVQLAGST, translated from the coding sequence ATGAATCCCCTTACTGGTCTCAGACATTGGCCCTTCTATCTTGCGCTTGCCGGCGCTCTCGGCAGCGTTGCGGTCAGCGTCCCGATTTTCCGCAACCAGGCAATCGAGATCGCCGCAATCACCTTCTTCTGCACCTACCTTTCGATCACTGCCTTCCGGCTTCCGAAACTCAGCGGAAGTTATTTGAAGGCGAATGCGCGGGACACCGGTGAGCCGGAGCCGATCATCTTTCTCGTGACGCTTGCGGCCGCGGCCGTTTCACTTGCGGCACTGTTTCTTGCGCTCAACAGCAAGGACGGCGGCAGCGCCGTCGAACTGATCCTCGCCTTCGCCTCGGTCACCCTCGGCTGGGCGACTGTGCATACGATGGCGTCGCTGCATTATGCCCACCTCTACTGGCTCGCCGGCCGGCGTCGGGATGACGCGGCCGCGCGCGGCCTCGACTTTCCGGAGACGGACATGCCTGGAGGCTACGACTTCCTCTATTTCGCCTTCGTCGTCGGCATGACTGCGCAGACCTCGGACGTCGCCGTCACGACAACAGCGATGCGGCGCGTGACGCTCCTGCATTCGATCGTTTCCTTCTTCTTCAACACGGTGCTCGTCGCAGCCGCGGTCAATGCCGCGGTTCAGCTTGCCGGCAGCACCTGA
- a CDS encoding YeaH/YhbH family protein, producing the protein MPNFIDRRLNPKDKSLGNRQRFLKRAREELKRVIKERVKSGKIADVDAEHNVSMPARGVSEPSFQPDRHSGEKQYVLPGNREFAPGDRLPKKGSGRGAAGAGAGTGKSEDDFQFVLSREEVLDLFFEDLELPDMVKLNLKESVAFKRRRAGFTASGSPMNINVGRTMRNSFGRRIALRRPSRREVEELAEEIAKLEAAPGAQTKHKQHIEELRQTLDKLERRRRRIAYVDPVDIRFNRFEPQPLPNASAVMFCLMDVSASMGEREKDLAKRFFVLLHLFLKRRYERIDIVFIRHTDEAGEVDENTFFYSKQSGGTIVSTALEEMLRVIRERYPAHEWNIYAAQASDGENISGDSERCASLLHDELMRLCQYYAYVEIIDERETEIFGTTDNGTSLWRAYRTVDDEWPNFQMTRIAKPADIYPVFRKLFGKQQTVQLHK; encoded by the coding sequence ATGCCGAATTTCATCGACCGCCGCCTTAACCCGAAAGACAAGAGTCTCGGCAACAGGCAGCGTTTCCTGAAGCGCGCGCGTGAGGAACTGAAGCGCGTCATCAAGGAGCGGGTAAAATCGGGCAAGATCGCCGACGTCGACGCCGAGCACAACGTGTCGATGCCCGCCCGCGGCGTCAGCGAGCCGAGCTTCCAGCCCGACAGACATAGCGGTGAAAAGCAGTATGTTTTGCCCGGGAACCGCGAGTTCGCGCCCGGAGACCGTCTCCCGAAGAAGGGTTCCGGCAGAGGGGCAGCAGGCGCGGGCGCCGGGACCGGTAAAAGCGAGGACGATTTCCAGTTCGTCCTCTCCCGCGAAGAGGTGCTCGATCTGTTCTTCGAGGACCTGGAACTCCCGGATATGGTGAAGCTCAATCTGAAGGAGTCCGTCGCCTTCAAGCGGCGCCGCGCCGGCTTCACGGCAAGCGGCTCTCCCATGAACATCAATGTGGGGCGCACGATGCGCAATAGCTTCGGGCGCCGCATTGCGCTCAGGCGTCCGTCGCGGCGGGAAGTCGAGGAGCTCGCAGAAGAGATTGCCAAGCTCGAGGCGGCGCCGGGTGCGCAGACGAAGCACAAACAGCATATCGAGGAGTTGCGCCAGACCCTCGACAAGTTGGAACGTCGGCGCCGGCGGATCGCCTATGTCGATCCGGTCGACATCCGTTTCAATCGCTTCGAGCCGCAGCCGCTGCCGAATGCAAGCGCGGTGATGTTCTGTCTCATGGATGTTTCCGCCTCTATGGGCGAGCGTGAGAAGGACCTCGCCAAGCGCTTCTTTGTGCTGCTGCACCTCTTCCTCAAGCGGCGCTACGAGCGCATCGACATCGTCTTCATCCGCCATACGGACGAGGCGGGCGAGGTCGACGAAAACACGTTCTTCTACAGCAAACAGAGCGGCGGCACGATCGTTTCGACGGCCCTCGAGGAAATGCTCCGCGTCATACGCGAGCGCTATCCGGCGCATGAATGGAACATCTACGCCGCGCAGGCCTCGGACGGAGAGAACATTTCCGGTGACTCGGAGCGTTGCGCTTCGCTGCTGCACGACGAGTTGATGCGGCTATGCCAGTACTACGCCTATGTCGAAATCATCGACGAGCGTGAGACGGAGATCTTCGGGACGACCGACAACGGGACGTCGCTCTGGCGCGCCTATCGCACCGTCGACGACGAATGGCCCAACTTCCAGATGACCCGCATAGCGAAGCCGGCGGACATCTATCCGGTGTTCCGCAAGCTCTTCGGCAAGCAGCAGACCGTGCAGTTGCACAAGTGA